The Acipenser ruthenus chromosome 38, fAciRut3.2 maternal haplotype, whole genome shotgun sequence genomic sequence TGCTGGGGGACAGGTGGGGTTAAGTGCCCTGTAATTACTATAATCCAGTCCCCCTTCTGTTGTGTGGGATAGCTTCATTTTAAAAAGCCCacaagtgaaaaactgacatcaaAAACTATTACGGCAAGTCACGTCTCCATTACAAATGGAGTTAGTGGCTCAGGTTTGAAGTGATGATCCAGTCATGTCATATTCTTACCCTTCTTTGTTAAGGTGATCGTCTTCATGAGGGTTTGGTTCAGTCGGCTGTGGGTAAGAACACAGGTATAATTAGCATCCCTGGACACTAGAATGTGACTTGTGATTTCCACCAGCCCATCCCTGTCCACGGATTGGCTAGTCCTGCTGCTCTCTGTGATGTCACATCCTGTCTCATTCAGCCACTGCACTGAAGCGCTGGGGTATCCTGTGGAGATGCAGCTCAGGAGAGCCTTGTCTGGACTGTCCGGATGGTCAGTAATGACCAGCTGAGGCTCGCTGAATTCAGCTGGGAACAGAAacgaaaacagcattttaaaatcatgttttccAAATCAACGGAAATGAGCCAGTGGCTAAATCAattactgtataataaataaataaataacctcagCACTTCAAAGTGACTTTGCTGTAAATGTCATGTCTAGTCATTCTCTATTTTACAAAACCCAAGTGGCAGGGAGTGTGAATGCATTGCAGAACTGGAGTGTTGCAGCTCTCTCAGTAAGACTACACTCACCTGCCACTATGAGCTGCACGTCTCCCTTGGTGCTCTCCACTTGGTTGGTGACAGAGCAGGTGTACCAGCCCTCATCCTCCCCCCGCACCTGTTTCAGTCTGAGGGAGGCGTTCCCCACACTGAGCTGCTCTGGGAACAGCTGGGTCCGATTCCTGTAGGTTTCATTCTGCAGAGCCAGCTGGTCCTGACCGTAATAGAAACTGTGGACGACATGATCGGCAGGAGGGCGTTGCCAGGTAACCACCACTCTGGTGAGATCAGCCCCCGCTTTATAGGAGAAAGAGCAGCTGAGAGTGACATCACTGCCGGGAGGTGACGTCACTGGAGACCGGGGCACTGTAACTGCAACACAGACTGGAACGAAAAACAGCAGCCATTGATGTATATGTGTACTTGAACAGGTTTTGAgaaaaaatcaaaacagaagaTCATAGTAtagctaaattaataataataataataataataataataataataataataataataataataataataatggtatagTCGCACCATGTTTCACAGCTAATTATTTTCCACTTTACCTGTACTCTGTAGTTCTGGGGCAAGCTtgtcagaaataaaaataaaatgtaactttttttgttttgttttcagtaactTACCATGCAGCCAAACGTGTATGAACAGCAGCTTGTTCATAGGATAGAGACAGAGCAAGACCTTCGATTCCAGCGCACCTGCAACGTGATCATTGTGTTTTAGTGAAAAGACCCGATACAAAATGTGCCAAGATATTTTAATAACGACCAGCTGTCGCACACAACTGACCTCACGATACAAAACTACATGGAGTCCGTCCCTTAGGGCACATTCCACGTGATACTGCTATTGGAAAAGTCCCCATTAAAAGCCCGCTGGTCACAACAGTTGCCAAAGTCTATGCCTCTCTGTTTTTTCTTGCTTCATACTTTCTTCAAGTGTTTTACATGTTTATATAACTAATAAAACAGAAGTAAACAACCAGTAGAGGTGATATATAATTTTTTGGAAGATTATCATCCTGCTCTCCATGTGCTGCCATCCACTTCCTGGCTGCTTCATTCAAGAGTCATGGCTCAGTCAAAGCAGTGtgagtttattttattgttacctTTTATTATgtcaaatgtatttgtatttattagatGTATAACGTCTCTAGAATCAGTTAGACCATTACAGCATGAAGTCagaagcttattttttttttcataatcaaCTCTTGTTATTTTCCCATTGTATATGCATTCAGAAACtgctagattattattttttcgtTGTAAAAATAAGAT encodes the following:
- the LOC131707155 gene encoding CD276 antigen-like is translated as MNKLLFIHVWLHVCVAVTVPRSPVTSPPGSDVTLSCSFSYKAGADLTRVVVTWQRPPADHVVHSFYYGQDQLALQNETYRNRTQLFPEQLSVGNASLRLKQVRGEDEGWYTCSVTNQVESTKGDVQLIVAAEFSEPQLVITDHPDSPDKALLSCISTGYPSASVQWLNETGCDITESSRTSQSVDRDGLVEITSHILVSRDANYTCVLTHSRLNQTLMKTITLTKKGYPDRHRIVLWVVLTVVGVATVIIVICLLFKRSCDASTPTDPTEQQNMPCLI